The following proteins come from a genomic window of Shewanella halifaxensis HAW-EB4:
- a CDS encoding GNAT family N-acetyltransferase codes for MQLTWLAPNERIEVKKFYRQHMPYARLLHKESICVLTQTGSTSANGIEITSSAISCSEIVASARIRPIGQLAILTGMLVHPDYRGQGVGHRLMRELSPVISDGSTYIFALAHLEEFYSQHGVSVIADAPNDIAQLFLKYQSSDKELVLMGLAGAIER; via the coding sequence GTGCAATTAACTTGGTTAGCCCCAAATGAGCGTATCGAGGTAAAGAAGTTCTATCGCCAACATATGCCCTACGCACGCTTGTTGCACAAAGAGTCTATCTGCGTTTTGACGCAAACCGGCTCGACTTCGGCTAATGGTATTGAAATCACTTCCTCTGCAATCAGTTGCTCTGAGATAGTAGCCAGTGCCCGTATTCGGCCCATCGGCCAGTTAGCGATTTTAACCGGCATGTTAGTCCATCCCGATTATCGCGGCCAAGGTGTTGGGCATCGGTTGATGCGAGAACTTTCACCCGTAATTAGTGACGGTAGCACTTACATCTTTGCGCTAGCGCATTTGGAAGAGTTTTATTCACAACATGGGGTCTCTGTCATTGCAGATGCGCCCAATGATATTGCGCAGTTGTTTTTGAAGTATCAGAGTTCCGATAAGGAACTTGTTTTAATGGGGTTAGCTGGTGCTATTGAACGATAG
- a CDS encoding response regulator transcription factor — protein MQRVPPDNFISRLYRESPRVSLEEFPVWTLNFLRQVLHFDGAIWGTGHISTKAFHTQTAINISTDIFDQLQANLAINPIFETLFSTQGGAVDMRDVFPDEQFYDSTLYHNCFKPFGIERILSSLHIDERSGIFTLLTLYRYNREEGFSAEEKSIQNRLLYHLLSAASHRQLLALCEQDENPSVHCSAICDCEGIYHCVDSSFLDTLEAHLQTPAVQKFPFPIAAQAHQFTEGELQFDQTRMGDLYRISLRVKNQLDELTARERQIVAEICKGGTFKQIARKLALSPSTVSNHLYRIYAKLGINTRSELVSIANNCKY, from the coding sequence TTCCTCCCGACAACTTTATCAGTCGACTCTATCGGGAGTCGCCACGAGTATCGCTCGAGGAATTCCCCGTGTGGACATTAAACTTTCTGCGGCAGGTACTCCATTTTGATGGCGCTATCTGGGGAACGGGACATATCTCTACCAAAGCATTCCACACTCAGACTGCCATCAATATCTCAACTGATATTTTTGACCAGTTGCAAGCGAACCTAGCCATCAACCCCATCTTTGAAACGCTCTTTTCAACGCAAGGAGGCGCCGTAGACATGCGAGATGTATTCCCGGATGAGCAGTTCTATGACTCCACCCTTTATCACAACTGTTTTAAGCCATTTGGAATTGAGCGAATATTAAGTTCTCTGCATATTGATGAGCGAAGTGGCATTTTTACCCTGCTCACTCTGTATCGTTACAACCGAGAAGAGGGCTTCAGCGCAGAGGAAAAAAGTATTCAGAATCGATTACTCTATCACCTGCTCAGCGCAGCTTCTCATCGACAACTGCTAGCCCTTTGTGAGCAGGATGAAAACCCAAGTGTTCACTGCAGCGCCATCTGCGATTGTGAAGGTATCTACCATTGTGTCGACTCGAGTTTTCTGGACACCTTAGAGGCTCATCTGCAAACACCGGCAGTTCAGAAATTTCCATTTCCCATCGCGGCGCAAGCTCATCAATTTACCGAAGGTGAGCTTCAGTTTGACCAGACTCGAATGGGCGATCTCTATCGGATCTCCCTACGAGTAAAGAATCAGCTCGACGAGCTCACGGCAAGAGAGAGGCAGATCGTTGCAGAGATTTGCAAAGGGGGAACCTTCAAACAGATAGCCCGTAAGTTAGCGCTATCCCCATCGACGGTATCAAACCACCTCTATCGCATCTACGCAAAGCTTGGGATCAATACCCGCAGTGAGTTAGTCAGCATTGCTAATAATTGCAAATACTAA